GCTCTGATTGGCCAACCACTTAGCGATGTCCTACCCGTAACCTTATCACGTATAACGTGCGGTAGAGTGATCAGAGTGCTGTCACcttgttacagaagtaaacaaaggagtccaatggaggcgtttcaggcagtgggagggattgtgtgggagagaaacttcctctcgATGGGACAttgatttaagcctttgcataccatttgcatgcacaaaaaacacctgaaagctgaaaaaaaaaattaacagaGGCGGTTACCCTTGTAAATAGCCCCAAAGTTAAATAGCCCCAAGGCCAAAGTTGACGTGCAATAAATGAACGAGCAAATCATAATCCCAAAATGAACTTCTTCAAACTGTTGATTTATGTTTGATATGGGGCAGCTGTGGCTAAGGGGGGTATTGCTCTGATCTGCAAATCAGGGGTCACGTTCCATACCGCCCTTTGCGGTCAACATTTCAGCTGGTAGCCACACAGCAAACCAATGTTCCAGTGAATATGGAGCGTGAATTAAATAACTAAAGCGAGCTAAAGCTAAGGCAGCACTGTGCCATGCGAGACGCCATGCTTCATTAACAGTTTCACAAAAGTAAATTCTAAAAGATAACGAACTCTGTTTAAAAGTAGAGCATATCATACATATCTTAGTCAAGTCCCAAGCCTTAATATAACAgccttgaaaaagaaaataattgtggaaaaaaagagtctcacataggtttctgtgcatgtaaatggtctgcaaaggctaagatCCTCCTgagggaatttctctcccacacactcccccctgcctctaacgcctccattggaatcctttgtttacttccattacataatgacatcactatgtaacactaacacttctattggctagtgctccaaccCATTGTatttgataggctaagggcggGACATTTACAACATCTCTTAGCGGTTtgcatcacaacagagccggccagctaaccaatcagagcagactgcgctCTGGCTTCcggcagagggtgaaaagaggtgctgcagcacagaaagtatgagaaaaaatagagcaccatttgaacataaaaaacatgtcacggtagaagcacaaaatgtaaatatgaagcaaaacaatTGCAAAATATGACCTCTTTCCAGCAGACAGAAGATCCTTGTTAATGAACTTGCCGGACCATTCACCGCAATTAGCACGTTAGatttgtatgtgtatatatgtgtgtatttacattaaCTCAATTTACATTAATGTGTAAAGTCCAACTTGTTGTTTCCTTGAACcattccttttatttttcatattttttgccTTAGTGCTTCTTCCAGTTTTTCCTATTATTTGTCAGTTTGGAGTTCTTGCATATAAAAAGGGAATatcaattttaaaaaacactcgtaaccccccaaaaaacaaaaacaaagaagataaCACTCATTTACCTTGACTTTCTGAAAGGCCTGTGTTTTTTCAGAGCCTTAAAACAGGAAGATCTGGCGCAGGAGTTTTTCAGGTCCACTACCTGGTAGATGATGGGGTTGTACATGGCGGAGGACTTGGCTAGCAGCGTGGGAATGACGGACACAGATATGGGCACGGAGTCTGGCTCACCAAACGCTGACACCACTGACACCACTGCATAAGGAATCCAGGCTATCAAGAAGCCTGTACAGATCAGCATTGCCACCTggaatacaaagaaacatgaaGGTCAACACAATTCATCAATGGTTACACTGAATCCTCTTATGTCTGAAtgtctctttttatttcccACATCCTGCCACCCACCTTTGTGAGTTTTATCTCAAGGTTGTGGCCGTTTGTGATGCGGGCGTCAAGCTGTGAGATTTCCTTTGCTGATGACTTGACCTTGAAGATAATCATGACATAGGAGAAAACAATGATGCCTGCTGGTAGgatgagacagaaaaacaggatgGCCATGACGAAGCTCTGGCCTGACACGGAGGCCTGGGCCAGCCACCAGTCCAATGTGCAGGAGGTCCCGAAGGGCTCCGGGGCGTAGTTTCCCCAGCCGATCAGGGGCATCGTTGCCCAGAAACCTGCGTACGCCCAAACGAAGAACAGGCACAGGAAGGCGTGGCTGCGCTTTAGCCATGTTCCTAAGAGTGAACAAATTGACGAGAAGGTTGGTCGagttgtgagagagagacaatagAAGGAAAGTTTGTCAACTCAAATTACATTATTTCAATACAACGATGCAATTACTAGTTTCAGTTGTTAATGTGCAACCCATTTCAAGACAATTCAAATCAGACAGATGGTAGAAAACAAGAATTATTTAAGTTGCTGCTTTCTGAGTGCAGTTGCATCAGCATGTCATATAGACAAAGTCAGAAACTAGGTTGAGGATAACTCAAGATTATGAGATTTGGTTGAAACAAATCATAACAATTCATGTCCATGGCCTTTAATACTTAAGTCAGAGGTACCCCAGTGTGCCTTGAAGGAAATCTATCATTaatttttgtttactttgtaaTTGCAATACATTAAACAAGGGAGTATTAGAATTACCAGAAATAATTGATATTCCAGTCATTGGGTTAGGGTCCAggttactttattttatttaccctACCTTAAGCCTCTTAAATCAAAAAGCTCACCCACACACATTGCCATACATTTCTGTAATTCACTCTACATCCTTATACTTAGGAGAACAACGTCAAAGGAGATCCTGACATACCGTATCTGAGATGACAGATTTTGAAGTACCGGTCAAGACTGACCACGGTCATTGTTATGAGGCTCCCGCATCCGAAGAAGAAGCCCGCCCAGCCATAGAAACGACAACCCTCCCAGCCGAACAACCAGCGATGGGAGAAACTAGATACAACGAAAAAGGGCTTTCCTGTCACTGCAAGGACAAAGAAGGGGAAGGACAGagatgaaggagaagaagatAAAAGGACAAGGTGCATGAAACGTGAAATGGATGGAAAAACAGGATGGGAAGGAGTGGAAATCGGGttgaagaaagagaggagggggttgACAGAGAACAGATAAATAACAGAGTAAAAGGAACATGATTATGATAAGATAAAATGCTTATTCTCTACATCTAACCATTACAGATCACATACAGATTATAAGGAAGATACTAAGTCACtcaagaatgaataaataaagttgtgatTCTGTTTCACGCCTAGCGCTTACGATGAAATCCATTAAGGCAGTATGCAAATActacattaaagtaaaaatctTTTTCAGAAGTCCAAGTCATCCACACAAGGCatgcaatatactgtataatgctTGAGAATTTATACTAGacacaaactaaacacaaaGGTACAAAGATAGCCAACATCCTTATTCCTTGAAAAACCATTACAGTTTTTGATCCGTCTGTACACCGGATGATCAAGccatttcataaaaatgtttaactccAAAACATCCTCATTTGGGACTCTCTACCCTGCTGTGGTTGGGGTTGCATAAGATCAATCTGTCAGGAATTGGAAAAGGTCTTGGTATTAGAAAAGTCTGTCAGGTCTTCGAAACCAGATCACTAAATACTATATGGACTGGTGAAGAAGAGGCAGTTTGCCTTCAGGTACGCTATATAGTTGATAGGTTGATTGTAGAGTCCAAACTCTACTGTGTGGGTTCTTTTTGCATATTCCAGCCCACACCAACATTCAAATTACATCTGGTGGCCCTGCCTTGATGCAAAATTGCAGGCAGAAAAACCTGACTgagttctgtgtgttttggttctGATGGCAAAAACCCTTTCACATTTACACAATATATTCAAAGGATGAAAAGCATGAATTCATGAGACAGCTTTTGTGACAAGTGCCGTACTTAACATCATAAAAGGAAATTGATTAAGAAGAGGGCTGCTTGTTAAAATCAACAGTTTGAGATTTCTAGTCCTGTCTTACGTTGTGTGTGAAGGTTATCGCCAATTTCAAGAAAGAATGCTTGTTCAAATCCCCCTGGTAATCCAGGGGGATTTGAACAAGCATTTTCTCTTGAAATTAACAAGGGTTAATGATATCAGCACATGGcttaagtatatttattttagcagcAAACTGCAGTGACTCAGTATTCGATGTGTTGTTTGTCAGATGTCGACCCTCTCCCTAGAAACCTGGACAGATTAACTGCCATGGCATGAGAGGGATAGACTGTAGATCAAAGCTTTTCAAGGCCAGCTTACATGAGACATGATGTATTTTTTGAATTCCTGGAATCCCAGCAGGGTCGTAACACAAGGTTGCTCACATGTTTGGAGGCTTAATAGTATATTTACCGAAGTTAGGGCATGACGAAAACAGCAAAGAAACGTTCAGCCTTACAAAACaggacattgttttgtttgcccTTTGGCTTGGCTAGCCTAGTAATGAAACCATTGCTGTATTTGTCCTCCTGCTCAAGGATTATTGTGTTTAGAGAATAAGTGGATGGTTGAAATTTGGCATCTACAGTAGGCTGAGGCCCAATTAGTCCCAGCAAGCATACACAGTTTGTATAGGGAGTGTTTTTACTTGGTTTATGCCTTCTATCCACTTTTGCTCCATGTTATAGgagtcttttttctttgaagaTTCAGACTTCAGGGTTACTTAAAATTATTAAATTGGTGAAGGTTTGCCACCACTGTATTCAATATATTCATAATGAATTCACTTCAGCCGACCTATAATATCAATATCATTATTATGCCTCGAAAGTAGGCAACATTGAACAGTGTGGAAAGATTTAATCTAGGTTCAAAAAGTGTAACTTCCTTTCAAAAGACCCCACATAGACCATTTCACATGAGATGTATTTGCAAGAGAAATtctaatgtttaaaaaaaaaattcaacgGTTACATCTAGTCAGTATGTGTTTGCAGGTCACAATTCTATA
The sequence above is drawn from the Eleginops maclovinus isolate JMC-PN-2008 ecotype Puerto Natales chromosome 15, JC_Emac_rtc_rv5, whole genome shotgun sequence genome and encodes:
- the opn5 gene encoding opsin-5, which codes for MAVMENTTWNHPAYVPHYLLHGDPFASKLSKEADIIAAFYICIIGILSATGNGYVIYMTIKRKTKLKPPELMTVNLAIFDFGISVTGKPFFVVSSFSHRWLFGWEGCRFYGWAGFFFGCGSLITMTVVSLDRYFKICHLRYGTWLKRSHAFLCLFFVWAYAGFWATMPLIGWGNYAPEPFGTSCTLDWWLAQASVSGQSFVMAILFFCLILPAGIIVFSYVMIIFKVKSSAKEISQLDARITNGHNLEIKLTKVAMLICTGFLIAWIPYAVVSVVSAFGEPDSVPISVSVIPTLLAKSSAMYNPIIYQVVDLKNSCARSSCFKALKKHRPFRKSRFYTISGTVKDSTPDKESQMEM